ACATATTAGAGCCActgaagaaacacattttttccaGAAGTAGTtgaggagaaagaaggggagggaaacCAAGGAATAAGGCAAGTCTTCTCTATTCTGTCAGTTCCAACATTCCTAAAGCCCAATTTCCATATTTTTGGCCTTCCCCCCAATAAACCCCActcaaaaaaataactttttaaaaagaataggtgTCTGTGATCCTGATAAGGATAGATTCCATTTAGATGGATAATATAATACCTTTTAGCAGCTGACAGTTGTATGTGCTCACGTTCCCAGCGGATCGCAACTGCAACCAATTTCCTCCTGGATGATGGCTCATATTTACAACTTTGAACAACTCATAGGGAGGGACCAGGACCTCCTTCCTGCGAGAGTCTTCTGGTATAGGTGCACCCAGGCAGGTAAATATGGTAAATAGAGTTTGGTTCCCAAACTTCTGTGCCTCTTCTTTTAGGAACGAGGTGGAGAGGAATTGGCCGAATCGGATGGTGGCACCACTGTAGGCTTCCAAATTGATACCCTTCATCTTATGGTACACCTCAAAGCACAGAGAGTCATTCTTCATGACCATTTCTTTCCGTAGCAGCTGGATCGCTGAGGTCAGGTAGTAGTGTAGGTACTTGAAATGGAATGAACGTTCATAATGCTGTGGAGACCTCCCAGCATTGGCCATGGCTCTGGTGAAGCTTGTGTGGACACTGTTGTTTGATGTGTAAACCAAGATGGCCAGAACATGTGTAATATTCATGTTCTTGGGGAGATCTTTGGCTTTGTTCAGCCAGGTTAAGTGGGCTTTCTTCCAGACCCCGTGGTAATCTCTATgtgcttctatttcttttgtgAAATAGTCCCCTTGGCTTAGCTTCTCCATGACTTGTGGGCTACAGCCTTGGTACTGATCATCAAAGGAATCTGGTGCCAAGTCAAAGTCGATGTTAACTGCAacctataagaaaagaaaaatctcgaCTTTAACTTTTCAAATCAGGTGGTGGATGTTCTGGTTGACTTGCTATCCTCCATAAAGCCACGTATTCTCAAAATGTATTTGCTAGAATAAGTTTCACTCATAATCATTACCCTGCCCTAGTACTTCCTGCATCAGTGACCTGTGCCAGAGATTGAATTTGGTTTGATAAATATTACTAAAAGTTCAAAAAACTCACCTCCCCAGGGAGGAAGTGACCCTTCTTGTATAACCAAACCCAGTATTTTTGCATAgtactttgaagaaaaaaaattataatcttaCAGTTTATGTACACTTTCTGTTTCTCCTGTTGAACCCCTTCACATTCTGTCATGGGTGTTAATAAATATCTCTTTTACGAATACCTAAAACCCGTattaagtctttgaaaaaaacttCAGTAATGAGTAATGTTGGGTTCTCCCAAAGGGTCCCCAGTAAATAACAACCTTCTCTTTTGACTAGGATCTGATttaaaaattgaggaaaacaGAGCATGTATGATGGTTAAAATATCACCTTCACTACTGAATTGTTGGGGCACACATCTTCAGGTCTGAGGGCAAGTAGACTTGTTAAGACTATACCACAGAACAAGGCAGACTTGCCTACTGAGCTGCAGACAGTGTTGGATTGTGGCCTGCCCAAAGATAAGACTCTTGTTATAGAGGAACACAGAGCTCATCCTCTTTTCTGTAAGGCTAACTCCCAGGGGGAGGAAGAGCAGAGTCAAACTCAGAATGCCTAGTTATTATTCCTGATGTTACCAATCAACTAAAATTGCCCACCACCAGGGGAGTGGTACAGTGCTCAGGACTGTGCCTAGGACAGTTCCTCCTCCTAGAAACCAGGAATGAGAAAGAGACAATTTCCCATGGGAAGTCAATTGAATGTTATTTATTAATATCtagtccatatttttaaaattttaatttattttttaaatttcttttcagttttccagaattcattgtttatgcaccatactcagtgctccacgcaatacgtgccctccacaatacccaccaccaggctcacccaacctgttcctcagattccacagtctctcatcattcgtctccccctccaatttcccccaattcccttctcctctccatctccccatgtactctgtgtcattccttatgctccacaaataagcgaaaccatatgataattgactctctctgcttgacttatttcactcaacataatctcttcctgtcctgcccatgtggatacaaaagttgggtattcatcctttctgatgggggcataatactgcatagtatatatggaccatggaatgggagaagatattcacaaatgacaacacagacaaaaggctgatatccaagatctataaagaactcctcaaactcagcacatacaaaacagataatcatgtcaaaaaatgggcagaagacatgaacagacacttctccaaagaagacatacaaatggctaacagacacatgaaaaaatgttcatcatcactagccatcagggagattcaaattaaaaccacattgagataccacctgacaccagttagaatggccaaaattagcaagacaggaaacaacgtgtgttgaagaggatgtggagaaaggggatcttcttacactgttggtggtaatgcaaattggtacatttgaaaaacagtgtggagattccttaagaaattaagaatagagcttccctatgaccctgccaattgcactactgcatacttaccctaaagatacagacatagtgaaaagaagggccatctgtgccccaatgttcatagtagcaatggccacagtcaccaaactgtggaaggaaccaagatgcccttcaacagacgaatatCTAGTCCATATTAAACTGAGGTTAGAGATTTGAATACAAGTTCATTAAGTATCATCAGTCTATTTTTTAGAGCCATATTTTCAACTATCCAAATTCCAAGATGTTTTCTTCTTGGCAAAGAAACAATGCATTTGTAGTAAATAGCACTCCTTATATTAAGAGATAAGATTCCATCTAGTCAACATCAAAGATGTTGCAGCTGAAGCTCAAAAACACACCATTTGGTGTTTTACTGTTATTTATGATGAGAAGACATCTAGGCGTGTGTAAAATGGAGCAGATTTTTAAGACCGCTTACATGATTTTTACCAATAACTCTTTACGGAAGGTTTACAAATAGGCCTACAGAATCTATttaagccaaaacaaaacaaagtcaacCATATCATGTTCTGTTACATCCTGAGAGCtctaaacattttaatatatcaCTACATCTCAAATATGTACTCTGTTATCTCTTAACATtaggttatttttttattacatagAACTTAAAATTAGAATACTTCTTTTGAGTTGATCCCTATGAAACAGTCGAAAGCcaaatagactttattttatatcatttgtcCTACAGAAGCAAtgttttacttaaattttatggAGAATCAAGAAAATCACATTATGCCTCTAGCTTCCATTAATGCCAAATTTATGAACTCTAAAGAATTCCACAATCTTTAAGAATTGCTTTCAACACCCTCAGTAGCATTATTGGTTAAAAAGTCTGAATGAGGGGTGCCTccgtggctcagctggttaagtgtctgcttcctgctcaggtcatgatcccagggtcctgggatccagtcttgcattgggctcccggctcagtggagagcctgcttctccctctcccactccccctgcttgtgtgctctctctctctctgtcccataaataaaataaaaaaatctttctaaaaatgtctGAATGACATTAGACCCCAAGTGACCAAAGGTCATTTAAAGATTGTCACCAGGAAAGCGCCCCAGTGGAGCTCTAACCATAAAGAAATCACCTCCTCAATTGTGCCCTACCGTAGAACTCCAGGTGGGTGTGTGCAGGCCAGAGAACAACAGTAGGAGAGGAAGCGGCCCGGGGGGGAGGAGCCAGATTCTCATCTTGGGCGCTGCGGTAGTAGTTGTAGTAGTTGTGAGattccttctgcctctgttggTCAGTGGTCGATATTCGTTTGTGTTACAAATCCTTCCCGCTCTTGCCACTTCACTGTGAAATAAGGGCTCAGCCTTCTCCTCTGGGTGAGTCTCAGCAAGAACTTTCTTGTTCATGTCTTGTGGAGATTTCTGTTGACCACCTCCAACCAGCAGTTTCTCCGAGGGAAGCTATGGGCTCCAGTTTATTTGCAGAGCTGAAATCTCTGTGAAATAGCCAGATCGCTGCACCAAATAAGGGATTGTAAGAGCGAACTTGTTagtttccataaaaaaaaaaaaaatcccttatctGGTCTGTGTAGGGGGGAATTCCAAAGGCCTGTTAAGGGTCAGGCTCAGCAGTTCAACCCTAACTTTCTCAGGAAGACAGGAAAGGCACAGGCTGTACAGTGTTTGGGGCCAAGTGACATTATCTGCAGCTGCAGGTTTCCATTGCGAGTGATGCGATTGGCTCGTGCAGGTTGCTGGCGAGATGCCACCTCAAGGTGGGCCTATGTCACACTCATTTGGTGCTGCTGATAGGCCCTCCCAGAAGGGGCTGATAGGAAGCAGCACACCTTTTAGGATTACTGTCAGAAAGAAGGCTCTCATTGCTGCTTTCTACTGTTACTTTGAAACTCTCCATCCCAGAAATTATACCTGTTGGGGTCACAGCTCTTCCCCGTTTTCTCTTCCGAAGGCATCAGAGCCTCTGTCCACACTAGTTCAGTCTATAGTGAATCCTAATGACTACTGTCAGAAGACAGTAGAGCCTTGGAACAGCTGACATCGATCAAAAGTATGGTCGTGCGTGCCAAGTTAATGCCGCACACGTGCTATTTAAACACCCTCTCTCAGGCACTTCCCTTTCTAGGTTGAACATCCTGCCTCTATCTCCAGTCGCTGGGGTAATTGTTTTTCTTGCAAATCTTTCCCAGCTACACTTCCCGATTCAGTATTTAACTGTGAAGAGAAACAAAATCTCGTTCATAGAaattctggcatttttttttagcaCCCTAAAAATAGTTTTTCATCTAACAATCGTAGCAGTTCTG
This DNA window, taken from Meles meles chromosome 7, mMelMel3.1 paternal haplotype, whole genome shotgun sequence, encodes the following:
- the ART4 gene encoding ecto-ADP-ribosyltransferase 4, with the translated sequence MNKKVLAETHPEEKAEPLFHSEVARAGRICNTNEYRPLTNRGRRNLTTTTTTTAAPKMRIWLLPPGPLPLLLLFSGLHTPTWSSTVAVNIDFDLAPDSFDDQYQGCSPQVMEKLSQGDYFTKEIEAHRDYHGVWKKAHLTWLNKAKDLPKNMNITHVLAILVYTSNNSVHTSFTRAMANAGRSPQHYERSFHFKYLHYYLTSAIQLLRKEMVMKNDSLCFEVYHKMKGINLEAYSGATIRFGQFLSTSFLKEEAQKFGNQTLFTIFTCLGAPIPEDSRRKEVLVPPYELFKVVNMSHHPGGNWLQLRSAGNVSTYNCQLLKGSSKKYNPAPAVIASLSILTSVITSPKSGV